From the genome of Rhodospirillaceae bacterium:
CGCAAAGGCAATCAAGCGCCGCGAAATACCTGAGGCATTCATAATAGCACCCGCGAGAATAAAAAGCGGGATGGCAATCAACGGGAAGTTCGTCGCACCATCCATCATGATGAGCGCTAAGTTGGGGAGAATTTCTGCTCCTTGCGTCGCATACATCGCAAGGGTGGTGACGACGCCCAAGGCAATCGCGATGGGGACATTAATCAGGACCAGGAACAGCAGCCCAATGAACATGAAGAGAATTACCATTTTCTAGGCGTGTCCATGCACAGGTGCGCCTTCCCGGGCCTCTTTAATCATCGTCGGAAGGTTAAGAAACTCGGCAATGATGAACAGGACTGCACCGATGGGGATAACCGATTGAGTCAATTCCGTGCCGACTTCCGGCAAGCTTACCAGCGTATCTCCTTCAAGAACCTCAAGAACTTCCATGCCAAGCACGGCCAACGCCACAAAGAAGCCAATGATACAGGTCTCTGCAAAGAGGACGGTGGGCACCCTGAATTTTGGCCGCATCGCCGCGACCAGTCCGGGCACGCCGATGTGGGACCGCTTTACAGCGGCAAGGGCTGAGGCATAATAGGTCAGCCAGGCTAGGCCGACCGACGCCACTTCATCGTACCAAACGAGTGAATTACCACTCCACCGGTACGCCACCGACACAATGACAATCCCCGCGAGGCCGACCATGAGCAGTATGGTAATCC
Proteins encoded in this window:
- a CDS encoding TRAP transporter small permease subunit, encoding MVGLAGIVIVSVAYRWSGNSLVWYDEVASVGLAWLTYYASALAAVKRSHIGVPGLVAAMRPKFRVPTVLFAETCIIGFFVALAVLGMEVLEVLEGDTLVSLPEVGTELTQSVIPIGAVLFIIAEFLNLPTMIKEAREGAPVHGHA